A region from the Bdellovibrionales bacterium genome encodes:
- the tnpB gene encoding IS66 family insertion sequence element accessory protein TnpB, with the protein MKSPSQFEGVFLHRDPVDLRRGIPGLSQIVESAQMGKLSGKNLFVFCGRRRHTIKILYFDRSGFCLWQKQLDVEKFPWPKKSVEEVVHISTEQLSWLLEGYDVWKMRPFSEINFERVC; encoded by the coding sequence ATGAAATCTCCCAGCCAATTTGAGGGAGTGTTTCTGCATCGGGATCCTGTGGATTTACGCCGTGGGATTCCGGGGTTGAGTCAGATTGTGGAGAGTGCCCAAATGGGAAAGTTGAGTGGGAAAAATCTTTTCGTGTTCTGTGGTCGACGACGGCACACGATCAAGATTCTGTATTTTGATCGAAGTGGGTTCTGTCTATGGCAAAAGCAGTTGGATGTGGAAAAGTTCCCATGGCCGAAGAAATCTGTGGAGGAAGTCGTCCATATATCCACAGAGCAATTGAGTTGGCTTCTGGAAGGTTATGATGTTTGGAAAATGAGGCCATTTTCAGAAATAAATTTTGAAAGAGTCTGTTGA
- a CDS encoding transposase, producing the protein MQAQELFSKQEQLSSENEGLRARVRLDEEKIKFLQSEVTWLHEQIRSLKRAQFGKKSETWVSPEQKILFNEVELEASKGTPEEDEAQIEVTVPAHKRKRGHRRPIPESL; encoded by the coding sequence ATGCAAGCGCAGGAGTTATTTTCAAAACAAGAACAGTTGTCCTCGGAAAATGAAGGACTGAGAGCGCGTGTTCGTCTTGATGAAGAGAAGATCAAGTTCTTGCAAAGTGAAGTCACTTGGCTGCATGAGCAGATCCGTTCTCTTAAGCGGGCGCAGTTTGGGAAAAAGTCGGAGACTTGGGTGTCGCCCGAGCAGAAGATTCTCTTCAACGAAGTGGAACTTGAAGCCTCCAAAGGGACACCTGAAGAGGATGAGGCACAGATCGAAGTCACGGTTCCTGCGCATAAAAGGAAGCGGGGTCATCGTCGTCCAATACCCGAGAGCCTGTAA
- the tnpB gene encoding IS66 family insertion sequence element accessory protein TnpB, with protein sequence MLNFNRRTKIFVSKEPADMRASYDTLFSKVRDILSEDPFSGHLFVFINSRRSAIKCLYYDGTGLVLLCKRLEKSTFSKINPMFRGKIVLTAAEFALFFEGANLEKRFIESPREINKKIPNESRVATGLDVVQFILCEARSNFRIHSMP encoded by the coding sequence ATGTTAAATTTTAATCGACGAACAAAGATTTTTGTCTCCAAGGAGCCTGCAGATATGCGGGCTTCCTATGACACTTTGTTTTCGAAAGTCCGAGATATTTTAAGTGAGGATCCATTTAGTGGCCATTTGTTTGTATTTATTAATTCCAGAAGATCGGCGATCAAATGTCTGTACTACGACGGCACGGGATTGGTGTTATTATGTAAGCGTTTGGAAAAGAGCACGTTTTCCAAGATCAATCCGATGTTCAGAGGTAAAATTGTACTGACGGCTGCGGAGTTTGCATTATTTTTTGAAGGTGCGAACCTTGAGAAGAGATTTATTGAAAGCCCTCGGGAAATAAATAAAAAAATTCCCAATGAGTCAAGAGTTGCAACAGGCCTCGATGTAGTTCAATTTATTTTATGTGAAGCAAGATCAAATTTTCGAATCCATTCCATGCCATAA
- a CDS encoding IS66 family transposase, translating to MKQDQIFESIPCHKFESLTKLELIEFNEAQARVIKQFEKEVARLQAEKAGQQSLLIDDKYIFLKKKFFGRSSEKELPSELDLQIPEYPQKTPKTRVLLPSQRYPHLAIEVEDLELKTLPVCSCCGSETMDSGMYEVSECLTLDPREFFVRRTRRKKYRCGKCHGSMVTTPTLPRIMPGGSYSDELMIDVAMSKYCDLVPIERYVSIAGREGLEDLPQNSLIETTHQLADFAEPAVDRILDKEIKPSHVLHVDDTRHRMLKKPNQAHYLWGFSNKIASYFEVHGTRSGEVISELLKDSKCEYLVSDAFSGNNKSVKDTNDYRLQNKLSLIQQVYCNAHARRKFKEAREKMIDAQVYIDLYKKIYYLEGQAKEKPPDEILALRSQMKPLFDRIKSFCVQNTDSYSSKSSIVEAMNYFTKNYEALTRFLDNPDLPIDNNPQERLLRNPVIGRKTWYGTQTDRGAKTNAIMFTIVESCKLNKISPREYLKNLVVSILHNKEVITPNEYRILKESKTQSTR from the coding sequence GTGAAGCAAGATCAAATTTTCGAATCCATTCCATGCCATAAATTCGAGTCTCTGACGAAGTTAGAGCTGATCGAGTTTAACGAGGCCCAGGCCCGGGTGATAAAACAGTTTGAAAAAGAAGTGGCTCGTCTGCAGGCAGAGAAAGCCGGGCAGCAGAGTTTGTTGATTGATGATAAATATATCTTCTTAAAAAAGAAGTTTTTTGGTCGCAGTTCGGAAAAGGAACTCCCCTCTGAGTTGGATCTACAGATCCCAGAATATCCTCAAAAGACTCCAAAGACCCGGGTCCTTCTTCCCAGCCAAAGATATCCACATTTAGCAATAGAGGTTGAGGATTTGGAGCTGAAGACGCTGCCAGTCTGTAGTTGTTGTGGTTCAGAGACAATGGACTCTGGAATGTATGAAGTGAGTGAATGTTTAACATTGGATCCGCGGGAGTTTTTTGTACGCAGAACTCGTCGTAAAAAGTATCGATGTGGCAAATGCCATGGATCGATGGTCACTACGCCCACATTGCCACGAATAATGCCTGGTGGAAGTTATTCTGATGAGCTGATGATTGATGTGGCAATGAGCAAGTACTGTGACTTGGTTCCGATTGAGAGATACGTTTCTATCGCTGGCCGCGAGGGTCTGGAAGACCTGCCTCAGAATAGTTTGATTGAGACGACACATCAACTTGCGGATTTTGCCGAGCCGGCAGTTGATAGGATTTTAGACAAAGAGATTAAGCCGAGTCATGTTTTGCATGTCGACGATACAAGACATCGAATGCTGAAGAAGCCTAATCAGGCCCATTACCTGTGGGGTTTTTCAAATAAAATCGCCAGTTATTTTGAAGTTCATGGGACCAGATCTGGTGAGGTGATCAGCGAGCTATTGAAAGACTCAAAATGTGAGTATTTGGTGAGTGATGCATTTAGTGGCAATAACAAATCAGTGAAGGATACGAACGATTATCGATTGCAAAATAAATTGAGTCTTATTCAGCAGGTCTATTGCAATGCTCACGCACGGAGGAAATTTAAAGAGGCCAGGGAGAAGATGATCGATGCCCAGGTGTATATAGATCTATATAAAAAAATTTACTATCTCGAAGGCCAAGCTAAAGAAAAGCCGCCAGATGAGATTTTGGCTTTGCGCAGCCAGATGAAGCCATTATTTGATAGAATTAAATCGTTCTGTGTGCAGAATACAGATAGTTACTCTTCAAAAAGCTCAATCGTTGAGGCGATGAACTATTTTACAAAAAACTATGAGGCATTGACTCGGTTTTTAGACAATCCGGATCTTCCGATTGATAACAATCCGCAGGAAAGACTTCTTCGAAATCCTGTGATTGGCAGAAAGACTTGGTACGGAACCCAGACCGACCGAGGCGCAAAGACAAATGCGATCATGTTCACGATCGTGGAGAGCTGCAAACTCAACAAAATAAGTCCCAGGGAATATTTGAAAAATCTGGTCGTTAGTATCCTTCATAACAAAGAAGTTATAACTCCCAATGAATACAGGATTTTGAAGGAATCAAAGACTCAATCGACGAGGTAA
- a CDS encoding IS66 family transposase produces the protein MGYENLEREVVKIELPENERFSEEGQPLKVIGWEFSEKLKYEPAKVSVIRYERAKYGVDSGDYVKTAPPVPSVIPKGIATPELLAFIMTSKYCDGLPLYRIEEIMDRQGVDLPRSTMARWVVQVAQALVPVWKVLSDRLLASFYVAVDETQVQVLKENGRKAEDKSWMWVRSTPYGDKKIVLFDYRISRSQETARQLLDGITGYLQCDGLNTYDVLEKQEE, from the coding sequence ATGGGTTACGAGAACCTTGAGCGAGAAGTGGTGAAGATCGAGCTTCCAGAAAATGAGCGTTTTTCTGAGGAGGGACAACCTCTCAAGGTGATTGGTTGGGAATTTTCGGAGAAGCTCAAGTATGAGCCAGCTAAAGTCAGTGTGATCCGCTATGAGAGGGCCAAGTATGGAGTGGACAGCGGGGACTATGTGAAGACCGCTCCGCCTGTGCCTTCTGTGATCCCTAAGGGGATTGCCACTCCCGAGTTACTTGCCTTCATTATGACATCCAAATATTGCGATGGACTTCCGCTGTACCGGATTGAGGAGATCATGGATCGTCAGGGAGTTGATCTTCCCCGCAGCACGATGGCCCGCTGGGTGGTGCAAGTGGCGCAGGCTCTTGTGCCTGTCTGGAAAGTTCTTTCAGACCGGTTACTCGCCTCTTTTTATGTGGCCGTGGATGAGACGCAAGTGCAGGTTCTCAAAGAGAATGGCAGGAAGGCCGAAGACAAATCATGGATGTGGGTGAGGAGTACGCCCTACGGGGACAAGAAGATTGTTCTGTTTGATTATCGCATCTCCCGGAGCCAGGAAACGGCCAGGCAGCTTCTGGACGGGATTACAGGATATCTGCAATGTGACGGATTGAATACCTACGATGTGTTGGAGAAACAAGAGGAGTGA
- a CDS encoding transposase, whose translation MIRIGCGMHSRRKFESATVDGAKSGRSLGETGLGYFKKLYDLEEKIGEKSSDERYRLRLEIAEPIWKEMKEWAERHQPKVPAKSKIGGAFRYFLNEYKYLTGYLKDGRLEADNGFTERAIRKYAIGRNAWLFSDTPAGAEASSLMYSFTVTAKINGVNPYTAMVRLLTELPLAKSLEDFERLAEIILSPDSQA comes from the coding sequence GTGATCCGCATAGGATGTGGGATGCACTCCCGCAGGAAGTTTGAATCCGCCACAGTGGATGGGGCTAAGTCCGGCCGAAGTCTTGGAGAAACAGGCCTTGGTTACTTTAAAAAACTCTACGATCTGGAAGAGAAGATCGGCGAGAAGTCTTCTGATGAGCGGTATCGCCTGAGGTTGGAAATAGCTGAGCCCATCTGGAAAGAAATGAAGGAGTGGGCTGAAAGACATCAGCCCAAGGTTCCAGCCAAAAGCAAGATTGGAGGGGCCTTCCGCTACTTCTTGAATGAGTATAAGTACCTGACAGGCTACCTCAAGGATGGGCGTCTGGAGGCGGACAATGGCTTTACGGAGAGAGCGATCCGCAAGTATGCCATCGGAAGGAATGCGTGGCTGTTTTCCGACACCCCCGCGGGGGCCGAGGCCAGCAGTCTCATGTACAGCTTCACTGTAACAGCCAAAATCAATGGGGTGAATCCTTACACAGCCATGGTTCGACTGCTTACTGAGCTACCACTGGCCAAATCCCTCGAAGACTTCGAGCGCCTCGCTGAGATCATTTTATCACCTGATTCTCAAGCCTGA
- a CDS encoding transposase, which yields MDFSYLITTALGLQGVTIEKFEFDRSELSLKVFVRQDRASCLCHQCGNQIGYVHEWKERSLRAPPFGAFLYVEVILFQLRGYCLGCDDRIRSAHIPFLYPDFDTLTYSFCEFAGRLMEEMPCEAVARFLNASSKTLWSLDQNRMVNLKPLLRLPENIDLEKMSGDEVHFRTMPKENSLDRPEIKYVTNLVCYDQSKVLANAPGRSERSLLTCLNQLSPEQLAKIKYFSLDMHEPFIKAVRKMCPNARICIDRFHLAEYANNVFDDVRKCEFRSKRFKTRIFQA from the coding sequence ATGGACTTCTCTTATCTCATCACGACGGCCCTTGGTTTACAAGGTGTGACTATCGAAAAATTTGAATTTGACCGGTCAGAGTTGAGCTTAAAAGTATTCGTGAGGCAAGATCGAGCCTCCTGTCTCTGCCATCAATGCGGCAATCAGATAGGCTATGTACATGAGTGGAAAGAGAGATCTTTGCGTGCCCCGCCGTTTGGGGCCTTTTTGTATGTGGAGGTGATTCTCTTTCAGCTGAGAGGGTACTGTTTAGGGTGTGACGATAGGATTAGGTCGGCTCACATTCCCTTTCTATATCCAGACTTCGACACTTTGACTTATTCCTTCTGTGAGTTTGCAGGTCGACTTATGGAGGAAATGCCCTGCGAGGCCGTAGCCAGATTTTTAAATGCATCGTCAAAAACGCTTTGGTCACTGGATCAAAATCGGATGGTCAATCTGAAACCACTCCTGAGATTGCCAGAAAATATAGATTTGGAAAAAATGAGTGGAGATGAGGTTCACTTTCGAACGATGCCGAAGGAGAATAGCCTTGATCGACCTGAGATCAAGTATGTCACCAATCTTGTTTGTTATGATCAGTCAAAGGTTTTAGCAAACGCTCCTGGGCGATCGGAAAGATCCCTCCTCACTTGTTTAAATCAGCTATCACCTGAACAACTTGCAAAGATAAAGTATTTTTCCCTTGATATGCACGAGCCATTTATCAAGGCCGTTCGCAAAATGTGCCCCAACGCTAGAATCTGCATTGATAGATTCCACCTGGCTGAATATGCAAACAATGTCTTTGATGATGTACGAAAATGCGAGTTCCGAAGTAAGCGATTCAAAACCCGTATTTTTCAGGCTTGA
- a CDS encoding GNAT family N-acetyltransferase, translating into MLDLFIVLIWFFVTSLVLPSDSLGAEICHVQLGGALNLSRSENIEQLKLATACCQLRPVDPDSDLNFMIKLFGNPKVRRMSGDRLDADRVKVIFRRGQRTLASALSVRDLAIDFVIEVDNELVGSIQLVRADLQAIYDYEIGRPSETWFSIGYSLMPEVWGRGYGTQVVDRVLQFAFDHLNATGVHASVLKKNAASRNILKKLEFSGFPTADRKHDHFFRRP; encoded by the coding sequence ATGTTAGATCTTTTCATTGTTCTGATTTGGTTTTTTGTGACATCTTTGGTCTTACCTAGTGACTCACTTGGAGCAGAAATCTGCCATGTTCAACTGGGGGGTGCACTCAATCTTTCCCGGTCTGAAAATATAGAGCAACTTAAATTAGCGACCGCGTGTTGTCAGTTAAGACCGGTAGATCCTGACTCAGACTTAAATTTTATGATCAAGTTATTCGGAAACCCAAAGGTCAGAAGGATGAGTGGGGATCGGTTGGATGCCGATAGGGTAAAGGTTATATTTCGTCGTGGCCAAAGAACTCTCGCCTCCGCCTTATCCGTCAGAGATCTTGCGATCGATTTCGTGATTGAAGTTGACAACGAACTTGTTGGATCTATTCAGTTAGTTCGAGCGGACCTTCAAGCCATCTATGACTATGAAATTGGTCGCCCGAGTGAAACTTGGTTCTCCATCGGTTATTCCCTGATGCCTGAAGTTTGGGGGCGAGGTTACGGTACTCAAGTGGTGGATCGGGTTCTTCAATTTGCGTTTGATCACTTGAATGCCACCGGTGTCCATGCTTCTGTCCTAAAGAAAAACGCTGCTTCAAGAAATATCCTCAAAAAATTGGAATTCAGCGGATTTCCAACTGCTGACCGCAAACATGATCATTTCTTTCGTCGGCCCTAA
- a CDS encoding magnesium and cobalt transport protein CorA yields MNMVVNCVAYNKGQHLSDVTIDDISEVVKEPDAFIWLGLHEPDVQMLSKIREEFGLHELAIDDALNAHQRPKIETYGESLFIVVKTAQLVNQKVSYVETHLFIGSNFLISIRHGASASYKQVREYCERNSKMLSKGPGFALYALLDFVVDNYQPIVVDFENTFNALEVDIFKGQFDRLVIERIYELKRELLELRNAALPISDICSELMRFHDEIIPKELRPFFRDVQDHVARLVSALDNMREMLTTAMQVNLALVGVGQNEVVKQLAGWGAILAFPTVIFSLYGMNFEVIPELKWRFGYPMTLGITALGCFLLYRRLKKAGWV; encoded by the coding sequence ATGAATATGGTTGTAAATTGTGTTGCCTACAATAAAGGACAACATCTTAGTGATGTGACCATCGATGACATCAGTGAGGTTGTCAAAGAACCTGACGCTTTCATTTGGCTTGGTCTGCATGAGCCTGACGTGCAAATGTTATCAAAGATCAGAGAGGAATTTGGTCTCCATGAGCTCGCTATCGATGATGCGCTCAATGCCCATCAGCGGCCCAAGATCGAGACGTACGGCGAATCTCTTTTTATTGTGGTAAAGACGGCTCAGCTTGTGAATCAGAAGGTTTCCTATGTAGAAACCCATTTATTTATTGGCTCAAATTTCTTAATATCAATTCGGCATGGGGCTTCGGCGAGCTATAAACAAGTCCGTGAATACTGTGAAAGAAATAGCAAGATGCTGAGCAAGGGCCCGGGATTTGCGCTCTACGCGCTGCTCGACTTTGTCGTCGACAACTACCAACCGATTGTCGTTGATTTTGAAAATACATTTAACGCCTTAGAAGTGGATATTTTCAAAGGCCAATTTGACAGGTTAGTTATAGAACGAATCTATGAACTCAAGCGCGAATTGCTGGAGCTAAGAAATGCGGCCCTCCCGATCAGCGATATTTGCAGTGAACTGATGAGATTCCATGATGAAATTATTCCAAAGGAGCTACGACCTTTCTTTCGCGATGTTCAAGACCATGTTGCACGCCTGGTCAGCGCACTTGATAACATGCGAGAAATGTTGACCACCGCAATGCAAGTAAACCTAGCGCTGGTAGGTGTGGGACAGAATGAGGTCGTCAAGCAGCTGGCAGGTTGGGGCGCGATTCTCGCATTTCCCACGGTCATATTCAGTCTGTATGGGATGAATTTCGAAGTCATTCCAGAATTAAAATGGCGCTTTGGATATCCAATGACTTTGGGTATTACTGCATTGGGCTGTTTTCTTTTATACCGGAGACTTAAAAAGGCAGGCTGGGTCTAA
- a CDS encoding TolC family protein produces MKDWMASSGLLISLFIHFTAPTWASSSQTGDSSMRKIRFDDLSNLVLEKNENVEAARLHMKGQKNRTGRKLRSFLPQVSAVAGQEQFKTGTGDTTNQDYWKLEATVNLYKGGRDKLEDRIRDSSLNLSQTLLSLEYQRELKEARLAYWKITALTKQIEDRNEALKINESNLKSAKKRAGAGLTTTADAKQFELNRISLEREITKMKLEKDLGLNQLAVALALDEHEDIELSSEFPRVTDKDFQDTEASSDQHLAAKVQNDLETIEQLKADQSANWWKPKLDLYTGYGLPSLSNDYDRAMRKNKEWTAGVRMTIDLGQGFEDRKEALARQAESASFRKRATHAIREGRALAHDLKHDLSSLGELIKTADQDVQVAESFLRLTENEYNRGVKNGPDLLEAAQKYFEFRDKRTEYYRDFYSTQAEIESLVSKNPVP; encoded by the coding sequence ATGAAAGATTGGATGGCATCGAGTGGTCTCTTAATTAGCTTATTTATTCATTTTACAGCTCCCACTTGGGCTTCCAGTTCTCAAACGGGTGATTCCAGCATGCGAAAAATCAGATTTGATGATTTGTCCAATCTTGTTCTTGAAAAAAATGAAAATGTTGAAGCCGCGAGGCTCCATATGAAGGGACAAAAGAATCGAACGGGACGAAAGTTGCGATCTTTCCTCCCTCAAGTTTCGGCTGTGGCTGGACAGGAACAATTCAAAACTGGCACTGGAGACACGACAAATCAAGACTACTGGAAACTCGAAGCGACAGTTAATCTTTATAAAGGTGGTCGCGACAAACTTGAAGACAGGATTCGGGACTCTAGCCTGAATTTGTCTCAAACGCTTTTGTCACTGGAATATCAAAGGGAGCTAAAGGAGGCCAGGCTGGCCTATTGGAAAATCACAGCACTCACGAAACAAATCGAAGATCGCAATGAAGCACTCAAAATAAATGAGTCCAATCTTAAATCAGCAAAAAAGCGAGCTGGGGCTGGACTGACCACGACTGCCGATGCTAAACAATTTGAGCTCAATCGAATCTCTCTTGAAAGAGAGATCACAAAAATGAAGCTCGAAAAGGACCTTGGCCTCAATCAACTCGCAGTCGCACTTGCACTGGATGAGCACGAAGATATTGAGTTAAGTTCTGAATTTCCAAGGGTGACGGATAAGGACTTTCAAGACACCGAAGCTTCTTCGGATCAACACCTCGCTGCCAAGGTTCAAAATGATCTTGAAACCATTGAGCAGCTAAAAGCCGATCAATCTGCTAATTGGTGGAAACCAAAGCTCGATCTTTATACCGGATACGGCCTTCCTTCACTCTCCAATGACTATGACCGGGCTATGAGAAAAAATAAAGAGTGGACGGCAGGTGTTCGAATGACCATTGATCTGGGGCAGGGTTTTGAAGATCGAAAGGAAGCCCTTGCAAGACAGGCAGAATCTGCGTCTTTCAGAAAACGAGCCACCCATGCCATTCGTGAGGGCAGGGCCTTGGCTCATGACTTGAAACATGATTTGAGCAGCCTTGGCGAGCTCATCAAAACAGCAGATCAAGATGTTCAGGTTGCAGAAAGCTTTTTGAGGTTAACCGAGAATGAATATAATCGCGGAGTTAAAAATGGACCCGATTTACTTGAAGCCGCTCAGAAATACTTTGAATTTCGCGATAAGCGCACCGAATACTATCGAGACTTTTACTCCACTCAAGCTGAAATCGAGAGCTTGGTCTCAAAGAACCCTGTTCCGTGA